One segment of Primulina tabacum isolate GXHZ01 chromosome 14, ASM2559414v2, whole genome shotgun sequence DNA contains the following:
- the LOC142524693 gene encoding F-box/LRR-repeat protein At3g48880-like isoform X1, whose amino-acid sequence MDDELSSLRTWEDMNHDILVKIFRTLDIFDLISGIGQVCSMWRLAACDPLLWRNLDLSMLKSNFIKIPLEPYVYVDGRSDKTLTRVLKISLNLSRGNILTLIFHYNLYISNDLLTYTAERCPRLKRLIMPAWNRIKEAGICHAIHIWKDLESLTMPSISNPPVLMEEISENCKNFSELKIMGPFDVCFTSTLVAFLPKLKVLSLRCSMILKDALVIILDGLKGLEVLNISHCLLVDVPPPPAPRNVLRKLDSTIFERTGKLKKFISCMNDSCVMCQRTKNDEGLMRWYKYVEDLWKVDEVRSLAI is encoded by the exons ATGGACGATGAGCTCTCCAGTTTGAGAACTTGGGAGGATATGAATCATGATATTTTGGTTAAGATTTTCCGAACCCTGGACATCTTTGATCTGATCTCAGGGATTGGTCAAGTTTGTAGCATGTGGCGATTGGCGGCTTGCGATCCTTTACTCTGGAGGAATCTTGATTTGTCGATGCTAAAATCAAACTTCATTAAAATACCGTTAGAGCCATATGTATACGTGGATGGTCGGTCTGATAAGACGTTGACTCGAGTTTTGAAGATCTCCTTAAATCTCAGCCGTGGAAACATATTGACATTAATTTTTCACTACAATCTCTACATCAGCAATGATCTGTTGACTTACACAGCTGAAAG GTGCCCTCGTCTAAAACGTCTAATCATGCCTGCATGGAACAGAATAAAGGAGGCTGGAATATGTCATGCAATTCATATATGGAAAGATCTCGAGTCACTAACAATGCCTAGCATATCAAACCCTCCAGTTCTAATGGAGGAAATTTCAGAAAATTGTAAGAATTTTTCCGAATTGAAGATAATGGGGCCCTTTGATGTTTGCTTCACTTCGACACTCGTTGCCTTTCTACCTAAATTGAAAGTTTTAAGCCTTCGATGCTCAATGATTCTGAAGGATGCTTTAGTTATTATCTTGGATGGATTGAAAGGGCTAGAAGTTCTCAACATATCCCATTGCCTACTTGTTGATGTCCCTCCACCTCCTGCACCAAGAAATGTACTCAGGAAGCTTGACAGCACGATTTTCGAAAGAACTGGTAAGTTGAAAAAATTTATATCGTGTATGAACGATTCGTGTGTGATGTGCCAACGCACTAAAAACGACGAAGGGTTGATGAGGTGGTACAAGTACGTGGAGGATCTTTGGAAAGTAGATGAAGTGAGATCACTCGCGATCTGA
- the LOC142524693 gene encoding F-box/LRR-repeat protein At3g48880-like isoform X2 — protein sequence MWRLAACDPLLWRNLDLSMLKSNFIKIPLEPYVYVDGRSDKTLTRVLKISLNLSRGNILTLIFHYNLYISNDLLTYTAERCPRLKRLIMPAWNRIKEAGICHAIHIWKDLESLTMPSISNPPVLMEEISENCKNFSELKIMGPFDVCFTSTLVAFLPKLKVLSLRCSMILKDALVIILDGLKGLEVLNISHCLLVDVPPPPAPRNVLRKLDSTIFERTGKLKKFISCMNDSCVMCQRTKNDEGLMRWYKYVEDLWKVDEVRSLAI from the exons ATGTGGCGATTGGCGGCTTGCGATCCTTTACTCTGGAGGAATCTTGATTTGTCGATGCTAAAATCAAACTTCATTAAAATACCGTTAGAGCCATATGTATACGTGGATGGTCGGTCTGATAAGACGTTGACTCGAGTTTTGAAGATCTCCTTAAATCTCAGCCGTGGAAACATATTGACATTAATTTTTCACTACAATCTCTACATCAGCAATGATCTGTTGACTTACACAGCTGAAAG GTGCCCTCGTCTAAAACGTCTAATCATGCCTGCATGGAACAGAATAAAGGAGGCTGGAATATGTCATGCAATTCATATATGGAAAGATCTCGAGTCACTAACAATGCCTAGCATATCAAACCCTCCAGTTCTAATGGAGGAAATTTCAGAAAATTGTAAGAATTTTTCCGAATTGAAGATAATGGGGCCCTTTGATGTTTGCTTCACTTCGACACTCGTTGCCTTTCTACCTAAATTGAAAGTTTTAAGCCTTCGATGCTCAATGATTCTGAAGGATGCTTTAGTTATTATCTTGGATGGATTGAAAGGGCTAGAAGTTCTCAACATATCCCATTGCCTACTTGTTGATGTCCCTCCACCTCCTGCACCAAGAAATGTACTCAGGAAGCTTGACAGCACGATTTTCGAAAGAACTGGTAAGTTGAAAAAATTTATATCGTGTATGAACGATTCGTGTGTGATGTGCCAACGCACTAAAAACGACGAAGGGTTGATGAGGTGGTACAAGTACGTGGAGGATCTTTGGAAAGTAGATGAAGTGAGATCACTCGCGATCTGA